The following coding sequences lie in one Hyphobacterium sp. CCMP332 genomic window:
- the lpxC gene encoding UDP-3-O-acyl-N-acetylglucosamine deacetylase, producing the protein MSNRKTLAAVSVCAGIGLHSGKRVRMVLKPAAPGTGIHFIRSDLTGDNRIAAHVDNVSTVRLGTTIANEAGASVATVEHLMSAFAGLGVDDAIVEIDGPETPAMDGSAAPFVELIRQAGLKETAAPLRVIRILKPISIEMQGRTATFLPSIKPAIDVEISFPHPTVGRQRYAFDVSDRIFADDVASARTFGFRKDVEAMHAAGLALGGSMDNAVVIDDSGIANPEGLRFADEFARHKALDALGDLSLAGAPIFGRYFAHQPGHALNVAAVRALLADRSAWKMVSYADVDARLEVASLEG; encoded by the coding sequence GTGAGTAACCGGAAGACATTGGCAGCCGTATCGGTGTGTGCAGGGATTGGCCTCCACTCCGGTAAGCGCGTGCGCATGGTGTTGAAGCCGGCCGCTCCGGGCACTGGCATCCATTTCATCCGCTCCGATCTGACGGGCGATAACCGTATTGCCGCGCACGTAGACAATGTTTCGACCGTTCGCCTCGGCACGACCATCGCGAACGAGGCCGGCGCCAGTGTAGCAACGGTTGAACATCTGATGTCGGCTTTCGCGGGTCTGGGCGTTGATGATGCGATTGTCGAGATCGATGGTCCGGAAACGCCCGCCATGGACGGATCGGCCGCACCCTTTGTCGAGCTCATCCGTCAGGCGGGCCTGAAGGAAACAGCTGCGCCCTTGCGCGTCATCCGTATCCTGAAGCCGATTTCGATCGAGATGCAGGGACGCACCGCAACCTTCCTGCCCTCCATCAAGCCTGCGATCGATGTCGAGATTTCATTCCCGCACCCGACCGTGGGCCGCCAGCGTTATGCGTTTGATGTCTCCGACCGGATTTTTGCAGACGATGTCGCCTCTGCGCGCACCTTCGGCTTCCGCAAGGATGTCGAGGCGATGCATGCTGCCGGTCTCGCGCTCGGCGGCTCGATGGATAATGCGGTCGTGATTGATGATTCCGGGATCGCAAACCCGGAAGGCCTGCGGTTTGCTGACGAGTTTGCCCGTCACAAGGCGCTGGACGCGCTGGGTGACCTGTCGCTGGCCGGGGCGCCGATCTTCGGGCGTTACTTCGCACATCAGCCGGGTCATGCTCTGAATGTTGCGGCTGTACGGGCGCTTCTGGCAGACAGGTCGGCTTGGAAAATGGTCTCCTACGCGGATGTGGATGCCCGGCTTGAGGTCGCCTCACTGGAAGGCTGA
- a CDS encoding ATP-dependent helicase has product MSSLPISQQARPQPPRRDADYMEGLNPEQREAVEAINGPVLVLAGAGTGKTRVLTTRLAHILATGHAQPWQILSVTFTNKAAREMKERVGKLIGEAVEGLPWLGTFHSIAAQILRRHAELVELKSSFTILDTDDQLRLMKQLIQAEGIDEKRWTPRYLGSLIDGWKNRGLTPDKLPEDAKYKFADGAGQKLYEAYQTRLRILNACDFGDLLLHNLTIFMNHPDVLKEYHRKFRYLLVDEYQDTNVCQYLWLRLLAQGSHNLCCVGDDDQSIYGWRGAEVDNILRFETDFPGAKVVRLERNYRSTANILGAASGLITANKSRLGKTLWTEDEPGEKVQVRGIWDGEAEARFVGDEIESWVNSGRQHGESAVLVRASWQMRAFEDRFLMLGIPYKVIGGPRFFERAEIRDAHAYFRLVRSIDDDLAFERIVNTPKRGIGATSVQKVAHAARSAGLSLAAAARLMTETDEIRGGAKTGLKTFLRDIDRWAQAADTMRHDELAEIILDESGYTAMWREDKSPQAAGKLDNLKELVRSMGEFDTLEAYLEHVSLVAELDTTSGGDEVSLMTLHAAKGLEFPLVFLPGWEETVFPSQRSLDEGGTSALEEERRLAYVGITRARERAVISFTANRMIFGRWQAVIPSRFVDEMPADNVEAVSDTGYYDSGPGFEGVKEQADPFISTYSSPGWKRYQAATGAGRKGGPAVIEGRANFVETSSAGSGKWKAGDRVFHDKFGYGTVARADGAKLTVSFDKAGEKKVVDSFVRGEP; this is encoded by the coding sequence ATGAGCTCACTTCCCATTTCCCAGCAAGCCCGCCCGCAGCCGCCCCGGCGAGATGCCGACTATATGGAAGGGCTGAATCCGGAGCAGCGCGAAGCCGTTGAGGCAATCAACGGACCGGTTCTGGTGCTGGCCGGTGCGGGCACGGGCAAGACGCGCGTTCTGACCACCCGGCTGGCGCATATATTGGCGACCGGACATGCGCAGCCGTGGCAAATCCTGTCAGTGACCTTCACCAACAAGGCCGCACGGGAGATGAAGGAGCGCGTCGGCAAGCTGATTGGCGAAGCGGTGGAAGGCTTGCCGTGGCTGGGCACGTTCCACTCCATCGCTGCGCAAATCCTGCGGCGTCATGCCGAGCTGGTGGAACTGAAATCCTCCTTCACGATTCTGGATACAGACGACCAATTGCGCCTGATGAAACAACTCATTCAGGCCGAAGGCATTGACGAGAAACGCTGGACGCCGCGCTATCTGGGCTCGCTGATCGATGGCTGGAAAAATCGCGGACTGACGCCGGACAAGCTGCCCGAAGATGCAAAGTACAAATTTGCCGATGGGGCCGGTCAGAAACTATATGAGGCCTATCAGACGCGGCTTCGCATTCTGAATGCCTGTGATTTTGGCGATCTGCTGCTGCACAATCTGACCATCTTTATGAACCATCCGGACGTTCTGAAAGAGTATCATCGGAAGTTTCGCTATCTGCTGGTGGACGAGTATCAGGATACCAATGTCTGCCAGTATCTGTGGCTTCGCTTGCTGGCGCAGGGCTCGCATAATCTGTGCTGTGTGGGCGATGATGATCAGTCCATCTATGGCTGGCGCGGGGCGGAGGTGGATAACATCCTGCGTTTCGAGACCGATTTTCCGGGCGCGAAAGTGGTGCGGCTGGAACGCAATTACCGCTCGACCGCCAATATTCTGGGCGCGGCCTCCGGCCTGATCACGGCGAACAAGTCGCGCCTCGGCAAGACGTTGTGGACCGAGGATGAACCCGGCGAAAAGGTTCAGGTGCGCGGCATCTGGGATGGCGAGGCGGAAGCCCGCTTTGTCGGAGACGAAATAGAAAGCTGGGTCAATTCCGGCCGGCAGCATGGGGAATCCGCCGTACTGGTCCGGGCCTCATGGCAGATGCGGGCGTTTGAAGACCGCTTTTTGATGCTGGGCATACCCTACAAGGTGATTGGTGGACCACGCTTCTTCGAGCGCGCCGAAATCCGCGATGCCCATGCCTATTTCCGGCTGGTGCGCTCGATTGATGATGATCTGGCGTTCGAGCGGATCGTGAATACGCCCAAGCGCGGCATCGGCGCGACCTCGGTGCAGAAAGTCGCCCATGCGGCCCGGTCGGCGGGCCTGTCGTTGGCGGCCGCGGCGCGCCTGATGACCGAGACCGATGAAATCCGGGGCGGGGCGAAGACGGGGTTGAAAACCTTCCTGCGCGATATTGATCGCTGGGCGCAAGCGGCCGACACGATGCGCCATGACGAGCTGGCCGAGATCATTCTCGATGAAAGCGGCTACACCGCCATGTGGCGCGAGGACAAATCCCCGCAAGCCGCCGGGAAGCTCGACAATCTGAAAGAACTCGTCCGCTCCATGGGCGAGTTTGACACGCTGGAAGCCTATCTGGAGCATGTCTCACTGGTGGCTGAACTGGATACGACATCGGGCGGAGACGAGGTCTCCCTGATGACGCTGCACGCGGCCAAAGGGCTGGAATTCCCGCTCGTTTTTCTTCCGGGCTGGGAAGAGACGGTCTTCCCCTCGCAACGCTCTCTGGATGAAGGCGGCACCAGCGCGCTGGAAGAAGAACGGCGTCTCGCCTATGTCGGCATTACGCGGGCGCGCGAACGCGCCGTCATTTCCTTTACCGCCAACCGGATGATCTTTGGCCGATGGCAGGCCGTCATCCCGTCACGCTTTGTCGATGAAATGCCGGCCGATAATGTCGAGGCGGTGTCCGACACCGGCTATTATGACTCAGGGCCGGGCTTTGAGGGTGTGAAGGAACAGGCCGACCCGTTCATCTCGACCTATTCCTCACCCGGCTGGAAGCGCTATCAGGCTGCGACCGGTGCCGGCCGCAAGGGCGGACCGGCGGTGATCGAAGGCCGCGCCAATTTTGTTGAAACCAGTTCTGCCGGTTCGGGCAAATGGAAAGCCGGTGACCGGGTTTTTCATGACAAGTTCGGCTATGGCACCGTCGCCCGCGCCGATGGCGCCAAACTCACCGTCTCCTTCGACAAGGCGGGCGAAAAGAAAGTGGTGGACAGTTTTGTGAGGGGCGAGCCGTGA
- a CDS encoding aminopeptidase P family protein — MTHYRAQSFEVKGGPQLGRDHLPLLRSQLAEAGLDGFIIPHEDEYNNEYLPDCAERLAWATGFTGSAGAAVVLTDKAAIFVDGRYTVQSREQVDQDLFSLEDLTGGGVAAWLAKNAVSGSKIGYDARLHSPDALDRLLAAARKAGAELVAVESNPIDAAWENRPAAPMAQLIAHPTEFTGEDHADKRTRIGEAIAEDGAEAAAITAPASIAWLFNLRGGDVMRSPLPLGAAIIRKDGTATFYVAPEKVTDEVRSHLGNEVALRPESEFEAGLKELAGSKVSVDPASCSAWVFDTLSAAGATPVRRRDPVALPKAMKNETELKGAAAAHVRDGAALSRFLHWLDTEAQSGEVDEITAAQKLASLRGELTELRDLSFDTISGYGANGALPHYRVSEASNLMLAPGSLYLVDSGGQYPDGTTDVTRTVPIGEPTAEMRTRFTQVLKGHIGLAMVRFPKGTTGGQLDILARLPLYMAGLDYGHGTGHGVGSFLGVHEGPQRIAKAGSDEPLQPGMICSNEPGFYKEGEYGIRIENLIYVTDPEPIEGGEIDMMGFENLTWAPLHKALIDTHLLTPQEVAWVDTYHAGVRERVLPLLDGDAASWLIRACEPLSGATP; from the coding sequence ATGACACATTATCGCGCACAATCTTTTGAGGTGAAGGGCGGCCCGCAACTGGGCCGGGACCACCTGCCGCTACTCCGCTCGCAACTGGCCGAAGCCGGGCTCGACGGGTTCATCATCCCGCACGAGGACGAGTACAATAACGAATACCTGCCCGATTGCGCCGAGCGCCTGGCCTGGGCGACGGGTTTTACCGGCTCTGCCGGTGCAGCCGTCGTGCTGACCGACAAGGCCGCCATCTTCGTCGATGGCCGCTATACGGTGCAATCGCGCGAGCAGGTCGATCAGGACCTGTTCAGCCTGGAAGATCTGACCGGTGGCGGTGTTGCCGCATGGCTCGCCAAGAATGCCGTTTCCGGATCGAAGATCGGCTATGACGCCAGGCTGCACAGCCCGGACGCGCTGGATCGCCTGTTGGCAGCGGCGCGCAAGGCCGGGGCCGAACTGGTGGCGGTCGAGAGCAATCCGATTGATGCCGCCTGGGAGAACCGCCCGGCCGCGCCGATGGCCCAGCTGATTGCGCATCCCACCGAATTTACCGGCGAGGACCATGCCGACAAGCGCACCCGCATTGGCGAGGCGATTGCCGAAGATGGCGCGGAAGCTGCCGCCATCACGGCGCCGGCGTCGATCGCCTGGCTGTTCAATCTGCGCGGCGGTGACGTCATGCGCTCGCCCTTGCCACTCGGCGCCGCGATCATCCGCAAGGATGGTACGGCGACGTTTTATGTCGCGCCTGAAAAAGTGACGGACGAGGTGCGCTCGCATCTCGGCAATGAAGTCGCCTTGCGTCCGGAAAGCGAATTCGAGGCCGGTCTGAAAGAGCTGGCCGGATCAAAAGTCAGCGTAGATCCCGCGTCCTGCTCGGCCTGGGTGTTTGACACGCTGAGCGCGGCCGGTGCGACGCCGGTGCGCCGCCGCGACCCCGTAGCCCTGCCCAAGGCAATGAAGAATGAAACCGAGCTCAAGGGCGCGGCCGCCGCCCATGTGCGCGACGGTGCGGCGCTGTCACGCTTCCTGCACTGGCTGGATACCGAGGCGCAATCGGGCGAAGTGGACGAGATCACTGCGGCCCAGAAGCTGGCCAGCCTGCGCGGCGAGCTGACCGAATTGCGCGACCTCTCCTTTGATACGATTTCCGGCTATGGCGCGAACGGGGCTCTGCCGCACTACCGCGTATCGGAAGCCTCCAATCTGATGCTGGCACCCGGTTCGCTCTATCTGGTGGACAGCGGCGGCCAGTATCCGGACGGCACCACGGATGTGACCCGCACCGTGCCGATTGGCGAGCCGACCGCGGAAATGCGGACCCGCTTCACACAGGTCCTCAAGGGCCATATCGGTCTGGCGATGGTGCGCTTCCCGAAGGGAACGACGGGTGGACAGCTGGACATTCTCGCGCGTCTACCGCTCTACATGGCAGGTCTGGATTATGGTCACGGTACCGGCCACGGCGTCGGCAGTTTCCTTGGCGTGCATGAAGGCCCGCAACGCATTGCCAAGGCAGGCTCTGACGAACCCCTGCAACCGGGCATGATCTGTTCGAACGAGCCGGGCTTCTACAAGGAAGGCGAATACGGCATCCGGATTGAAAACCTGATCTATGTCACCGATCCGGAACCCATTGAGGGCGGCGAGATCGACATGATGGGCTTTGAAAACCTGACATGGGCGCCGCTGCACAAGGCGCTGATCGACACGCATTTGCTGACACCGCAGGAAGTGGCGTGGGTGGACACCTATCATGCCGGTGTGCGCGAGCGTGTCCTGCCCCTGCTGGATGGCGATGCCGCCAGCTGGCTGATCCGGGCGTGCGAACCCTTGTCCGGCGCGACACCCTGA
- a CDS encoding helix-turn-helix transcriptional regulator, translating into MDKLNALDALAALSQETRLDVFRLLVTAGPQGLPAGDIAERLDARQNTMSTNLAILNRAGLISRQRDGRSVRYAANYDGMRDLINFLMMDCCRGAPEVVQPVAASCA; encoded by the coding sequence ATGGATAAGTTAAATGCTCTCGACGCCCTCGCCGCCTTGTCACAGGAAACCCGGCTGGATGTGTTCCGCCTCCTGGTGACAGCGGGCCCGCAAGGCCTGCCCGCCGGCGACATCGCCGAGCGGCTGGATGCGCGCCAGAACACGATGTCGACCAATCTCGCCATTCTGAACCGCGCCGGGCTGATTTCCCGCCAGCGCGATGGGCGCTCTGTCCGCTATGCCGCCAATTATGATGGCATGCGGGATTTGATCAATTTTCTGATGATGGATTGCTGCCGTGGTGCACCGGAAGTGGTGCAGCCTGTTGCAGCGAGTTGTGCCTGA
- a CDS encoding ArsI/CadI family heavy metal resistance metalloenzyme, whose translation MKRFHVNMTVKDLDKSIRFYNELFATQPTVRKDDYAKWMLDDPFINFSVSTKGEIAGIDHVGIQANDEAELAVIRERLVKADSPIFDQDAVNCCYADSKKAWIRDPDGVAWETFHTTGQTTNYGDDTAPERARLEENPKPSAACCG comes from the coding sequence ATGAAACGCTTTCACGTCAATATGACCGTCAAGGATCTGGATAAATCCATCCGATTCTACAATGAGTTGTTCGCAACCCAGCCGACCGTCCGCAAGGATGATTATGCGAAATGGATGCTGGACGATCCCTTTATCAATTTCTCTGTCTCGACCAAGGGCGAGATTGCGGGAATCGACCATGTCGGCATTCAGGCCAATGACGAGGCCGAGTTGGCCGTCATCCGCGAGCGGCTGGTCAAGGCCGACAGCCCCATCTTCGATCAGGACGCGGTCAATTGCTGCTATGCCGACTCAAAAAAGGCATGGATCCGTGATCCGGACGGTGTTGCCTGGGAAACTTTCCATACGACCGGCCAGACCACGAATTATGGTGACGATACGGCACCCGAGCGCGCCCGGCTTGAGGAAAATCCCAAGCCTTCGGCCGCCTGCTGCGGCTAG
- the recN gene encoding DNA repair protein RecN has translation MLTALSVRNIVLIDALDAEFDAGLCALTGETGAGKSILLGALGLAAGERADRAQVSAGHDDGSASATFEIQDGHAVAGLLAEAGLDIEPGEGLVLRRRVTADGRSQAWINDQPASVSLLRRIGETLVEVHGQHDGRGLLDPKTHRGLLDDFANNAKERAAVSETWKKLSEARERLQALEESRQTAADQETFLRHALEELDALEPQRGEEATLAEERKFLQNAEQALTELDEARSALESDGGLSSRLNSALRGMEKVRSSLGEGDAGSAGAARTALDRATGALDRALIEFTEAEDALSDAANTFEIEPGRLNEVEERLFGLRAAARKHDVAVDDLSDIRTELGEKLDAIENADDRVKEAEKALKAADAAFDTAAGKLTLSREKAGKALAKAVIAELPPLKLDKAQFRVAIETDPDRSGPNGRDRIAFEVMTNPGTPFGPLDKIASGGELARFALAIKVSLSGGEQGLTLIFDEVDQGVGGAVAAAVGKRLKRLAETGQTLVVTHSPQVAAMADHHWKIEKAEDGKGRVRTTLRPLSGDERREEIARMLSGENVTDAARAQADELMGTA, from the coding sequence ATGCTGACAGCTCTTTCGGTCAGAAATATTGTTCTTATCGATGCGCTGGACGCAGAGTTTGACGCCGGTCTGTGTGCGCTGACCGGCGAAACCGGCGCCGGCAAGTCCATTCTCCTCGGCGCGCTAGGGCTGGCAGCGGGCGAGCGGGCCGACCGCGCGCAAGTCAGTGCGGGCCATGATGACGGCAGCGCGTCTGCCACCTTCGAGATTCAGGACGGCCACGCCGTTGCCGGTCTCCTCGCCGAGGCGGGGCTCGATATAGAGCCGGGCGAGGGGCTGGTTTTGCGCCGCCGCGTCACCGCCGATGGCCGCAGTCAGGCCTGGATCAATGATCAGCCCGCCAGCGTCAGCCTGCTGCGGCGTATCGGCGAGACACTGGTCGAAGTGCATGGCCAGCATGACGGGCGCGGCCTGCTCGATCCAAAAACCCACCGGGGACTGCTGGATGATTTTGCAAACAATGCAAAAGAGCGCGCCGCTGTTTCCGAGACCTGGAAAAAGCTGAGCGAAGCCCGCGAACGGCTTCAAGCCCTGGAAGAAAGCCGCCAGACGGCAGCCGATCAGGAAACCTTCCTGCGCCATGCGCTCGAGGAGCTCGATGCGCTGGAACCGCAGCGCGGTGAAGAAGCGACACTCGCCGAAGAGCGAAAATTTCTGCAGAACGCTGAGCAGGCGCTCACTGAACTCGATGAAGCGCGCAGTGCGCTGGAATCCGATGGTGGATTGTCATCCCGGCTGAACTCTGCCCTGCGCGGTATGGAAAAGGTCCGCTCATCTCTGGGCGAAGGCGATGCCGGCAGTGCCGGGGCGGCGCGGACCGCGCTGGATCGCGCAACGGGCGCGCTCGACCGGGCGCTGATCGAATTCACCGAGGCTGAAGATGCGCTCTCGGATGCCGCCAATACGTTTGAAATTGAACCCGGACGTCTGAACGAGGTCGAAGAACGACTCTTCGGTCTCCGCGCCGCCGCGCGCAAGCACGATGTTGCGGTCGACGATCTGAGCGATATCCGCACCGAACTTGGCGAAAAGCTCGACGCGATTGAAAATGCCGATGACCGGGTCAAGGAAGCGGAGAAGGCGCTTAAGGCCGCAGACGCCGCCTTCGATACAGCCGCCGGCAAGCTGACGCTTTCGCGCGAAAAGGCCGGGAAGGCCCTGGCAAAGGCCGTAATCGCCGAGTTGCCACCACTGAAACTGGACAAGGCACAATTCCGGGTCGCGATCGAGACAGACCCCGACCGGTCCGGACCAAACGGCCGGGACCGGATCGCCTTCGAGGTCATGACCAATCCGGGCACGCCCTTTGGCCCGCTCGACAAGATCGCCTCCGGCGGCGAACTCGCGCGCTTCGCGCTGGCGATCAAGGTCAGCCTGTCCGGTGGCGAACAGGGGCTCACCCTGATCTTTGATGAAGTGGATCAGGGCGTCGGCGGCGCCGTCGCCGCGGCGGTTGGCAAGCGGCTGAAACGGTTGGCCGAAACCGGTCAGACCCTCGTCGTGACCCATTCGCCACAAGTTGCCGCCATGGCCGATCATCACTGGAAGATCGAGAAGGCCGAGGATGGCAAGGGCCGCGTGCGCACGACTTTGCGGCCGCTGTCCGGGGACGAACGCCGTGAGGAAATTGCCCGCATGCTGTCGGGTGAAAATGTCACCGATGCCGCGCGGGCCCAGGCCGATGAGTTGATGGGGACGGCATGA
- a CDS encoding 50S ribosomal protein L11 methyltransferase — MTFWKLVFAGPMGPLYAASETMMALEDGPLSVSLFEREEDETEGWIELLYEAEPDAEAVRQITGLSKAYPATCAPLPDEDWVKLSQSGLPPVIAGRFALHGSHDEAPDGKLAILIEAGPAFGTGHHGTTRGCLLAFDALLEDGFAPASVLDVGTGTGALAIAARLALPDAEILATDIDPDAVEESVSNAEKNGAADIDFFAADGFEHIKLVERDFDLIFANILAGPLVDLAPAIDRALHAGSIAILSGLLESQADEVSAAYLALGLHIERKDPLEGWSTLVVRKA; from the coding sequence GTGACCTTCTGGAAACTTGTCTTCGCCGGGCCTATGGGCCCGCTCTATGCCGCATCCGAAACCATGATGGCGCTGGAGGACGGGCCTTTGTCCGTCTCCCTGTTCGAGCGCGAGGAGGATGAGACCGAGGGCTGGATCGAGCTGCTTTACGAGGCCGAGCCGGACGCGGAGGCTGTGCGACAGATCACCGGGCTTTCAAAGGCTTATCCGGCCACGTGCGCGCCGCTGCCCGATGAAGACTGGGTGAAGCTGTCGCAATCGGGTCTGCCGCCCGTCATTGCCGGGCGCTTTGCCCTCCATGGCAGTCATGATGAAGCGCCCGACGGCAAGCTGGCCATTCTGATCGAGGCCGGCCCCGCCTTTGGCACCGGCCATCACGGTACGACGCGCGGCTGCCTGCTGGCGTTTGATGCGCTGCTGGAGGACGGGTTTGCACCCGCCAGTGTGCTGGACGTTGGCACCGGAACCGGCGCTTTGGCCATTGCCGCCCGGCTGGCGCTGCCGGATGCGGAGATTCTCGCCACCGATATCGACCCGGATGCGGTTGAAGAAAGCGTCAGCAATGCCGAGAAGAATGGCGCGGCGGATATCGATTTCTTCGCCGCGGACGGGTTTGAACATATCAAGCTGGTCGAGCGCGATTTTGATCTGATCTTCGCCAACATCCTCGCGGGCCCGCTGGTCGACCTCGCGCCCGCCATCGACCGCGCCCTGCATGCGGGCAGTATCGCCATTCTCTCCGGCCTCCTGGAAAGCCAGGCCGATGAGGTCAGCGCCGCCTATCTGGCGCTTGGCCTGCACATCGAGCGCAAGGATCCGCTGGAGGGTTGGTCAACGCTGGTGGTGCGGAAGGCCTAG
- a CDS encoding outer membrane protein assembly factor BamD — translation MTFLTRSLILVMAAATLTACQSRRISESSVYVEREVEAIYAAAVERLDDRRWSDAADQFDEVERQHPYSEWARRAMLMAAYANYQAGNYEEAISDAERFIALHPGNRSAPYAYYLVAISHYEQIIDVGRDQQSTVSALNALQQVVRRYPESRYAQDARLKIDMTRDHLAGKEMAIGRWYLRRGFHLAAINRFRNVLENFETTTHTPEALHRIVESYVALGIDEEATQVAAVLGHNFPGTDWYEDTYRLLTEEGIAIPNPDLQPENPSYWQRAMDRLFG, via the coding sequence ATGACCTTTCTGACGCGTTCCCTGATTTTAGTAATGGCAGCCGCGACCCTGACGGCCTGTCAGTCTCGCCGGATTTCAGAATCGAGTGTCTATGTCGAACGCGAAGTAGAGGCGATTTACGCCGCGGCCGTCGAGCGGCTGGACGACCGGCGCTGGTCCGATGCAGCAGATCAGTTCGACGAAGTCGAGCGGCAGCACCCCTATTCGGAGTGGGCGCGTCGCGCCATGCTGATGGCAGCTTATGCCAACTATCAGGCCGGCAATTACGAAGAGGCGATCTCCGATGCGGAGCGCTTTATTGCGCTTCACCCCGGCAATCGCAGTGCGCCTTATGCCTATTATCTCGTCGCCATCAGTCATTACGAGCAGATCATTGATGTCGGCCGCGACCAGCAATCGACAGTGAGCGCTTTGAATGCGCTTCAGCAGGTGGTCCGTCGTTATCCGGAATCCCGCTATGCACAGGATGCCCGCCTGAAAATCGACATGACCCGCGACCATCTGGCGGGCAAGGAGATGGCGATTGGCCGCTGGTATCTGCGCCGCGGTTTCCACCTGGCGGCCATCAACCGCTTCCGGAATGTTCTCGAGAATTTCGAGACCACGACACACACCCCCGAAGCCCTGCACCGGATTGTCGAGTCTTACGTGGCACTCGGCATTGATGAAGAAGCCACTCAGGTGGCGGCCGTCCTCGGGCACAACTTCCCGGGCACCGACTGGTATGAAGATACTTATCGCCTGCTGACCGAGGAAGGCATTGCCATTCCGAATCCCGATTTGCAGCCGGAAAACCCGTCCTATTGGCAACGGGCCATGGACCGGCTGTTCGGCTAG